GACACACTAATAAACAGTAAGAAGTAAGTATCTCTATATTGATCTATCATTTTCCTATACCTTCAAATGCAATCACTATTTCAAAATTCTGTATGATCTTCCTATAAGATAAACATCACTTGGATAGCTCTTCAGGCTGAGTTTTTCTAGGCAAGATCTACAAAACTGTGAATAGGTTAAAGCAAATTATGAAGATTAACTTTAAAAGTGCATCTGAATTGTAACACACATGCATAATGAATATATAAAATTCTACCTTCAGACATTTTTAGTGCATATAGCAGCCCAGCAACATCCCTACCTTGCTGTTGCCAATACATATTCATGACGTGGGGACCAAGACACTGCCAGTACTTCTTGCTTATGACctaaaaattacatgaaaaagtTTCTACACACCATTTTATgtaaataactaaaaataaaagcaaatacttAGTCCTATAGGATCCACCAATCCAGAACAATAATCTAAATTGTAATGTGAATTTTAATTtcatgaaaatatattattttgggctatagtttatttctctttcttcctcttgcttGAGTGAGATTACAGTGAGCTGAAAGTGATACATGGAGTATTATACGTGTGTAACTTTTGATAACAAAGACGGTTTTACCAATGCAAAACACATTATAGCAGTGACAGCTactgagtttattttaaatactgttattaaATTTTGTGTTAGCACTGGTGTTCTCAGACACAGAAGGGactttccatttgttttactTCAAATCCTTTTAAAATGTCCAATAAAAAGTATATTTACCGTATGtacttaaaattaaaactttattcAGCTTGTCCTCAAATACTCTTGTCctgaatttgggatttttttccctcttaattAGGTCTGAAATATTAAGATATTAAGATAAATGTTGTCTTAGCAATGTTATACCCAGCACAGCTTAGTGGCAAGTaatacacagatatatatatatacacacacacacactttaagacttggaaagtttaaaaaaaatgttcaataCAGACAATAGGAAGTGTAAGGTGTCCTAAATGGAAAGACTCCAGTCACACTTTGTGTAATCACAGAAACACattgctgaaaaacaaatgaagttacacaaatacatttttgctaATGCAGTTTAGAGCTACATGGTGAACCACCTTGTTTCTGGTACATCTTCTAGTAGATGTTTTTTCATTACCTGAAGTAATCAATAGGCTGTGAGGCCCTGGATGATGGAAAAAATCTCCGTAATACACATACTACAGGATACACATTTATGTGGATCCGTTAAATAAACTACAGCCAAGCATTTAGCTCTATTTCAGCCGCTGGAGTTTACTTATGTGAAACATATTCATACCTATATTCAAGACACTATTGAGTGGTTCAAGTTCTGTAAAGAACGATTAGATTATGTTTAGTGGAGTACACAATCTGCTTCCACTTCTTCCTCTGATACTGCACTTCAGCTAACTGTACCAGGCTGTGTACAAAGATCCAACCAGCTTGTGCCTGGAAACCACTAACTCTTGTGTCAAAATTAAGAAGTCCTGCTGAAACCAAACTGATTCTCTAGAGAACTATTTTCTGTCTGCGCTCTCTGGTGCTCTCAGTTCTAGAAACTGAACATTGAGATGCCCACTGTGGACAATTCTGTCCAGAAGGACTTAATGGCTTAAGCTCTATATCACACAAAAGCACCTAAGGTGAAGCTGCTTTTAGACTTGAGTTGGCTAgtgaagaaacagaactgaatttGCACATTGCTGTGTCTGAGCTAACACTTCTCTACAGTTTCTAGATCAGATCTGGCTCTTGTTCTGATGGTTTGAAGCATGAAGATTTACCTTGTATTTGCCTTAACTTGAGCTTTTGTATATATACTCATACTCCAAAAAGTAAACATTAGAAAAGACATTAAGGGTAAATTCTCAGTAAGTGCAAAAACTAATGGATTATGGAACAATAAACCCCTACGTTTACTGAATTAGGCAAATGCTAAAGATTAGATACTACCCTTCTATAGCAAGTAATATCTTGCCTGTTATACAGAAACTTGTGAACAAATACATGCAAGCACCTCCATAGGTGTGAAGGCTTTTTTGTTTCGGGATTTTCAATGGTTTGGGGTtggtcttttctttaaaaaaaaaaaccaaatagcACCCCATATTGAATTTCCATGAACACAAAACCAATGCCTACATTTGACCATGTAATAAATATTAATCACTATTGATTAGATCATGAAAATACCCAAATATCCATAATAACTTCATTCATTAACAGTTATATTCTCTAATTCATTAGCACTAGACTAACACCCAGAAGAACCTTTTGCCACTGTGTAACTCTCACAACTGGTAATAAATAAGTTAATCATATTACTTAAAAGACTACATTGTATATGTCTCTTTACAGGACTTGTTTTACTCGAAGTAGTTACTGTTTAACATTCATGTTTCAGACTAAGAAGTACCCTGCAGAATGTGACAACAGGATCCAGACTTCAAGTCACACAGCTGTACTTTGGGGCTTTTGGTACCAACTGTAAGAGAAACAAAGACAGCTAGAAAAAACCCCAGCATCTGAGAAAACAAGATCTTAGCAGTGACAAAGAACTAGAAGAAAAACGTTAGCTGCATAACAGTTCATTTAGTCAGAGCAATGGATTCTATCAATAGATTCACATTTTTAGTCTAAGTAAATTTACCATATaacaaataaaatctaaaaacTGAGGGTAAACAGGACAGTATTatgaaacttaaaaattaaaaatatattttttctaagCATACTTAAACTGTGTACATGTAAgcaatacacacacacccctattTACACAATTTTCTATGTTTGGATCTAACAACATCAAATGCTAACTCATGTAGTGAAAGGTAATCTAATTACAGCTAGAAGTTTTTATCTAGGAGAATTAATTGATGCATTATTTCAGAACAAATGTGATCTTCTCATTGACATAATCTGACTAaccagtaatattttattttaccaaTGACAGTGTGCCTTATGACATAAATTATGCAAAAATACAACAGAGAAAGGAACAAACCCTACTGAGTATTATGTGCTTTTTATTATAAGACCAAAATACACAGggtatttcttaaaaatacatacatacctGCTATTAAAGTATGTTTTGTAGCAACTGGAGACATGTGATGACTATAGACTGTTCCGTCAAAGCTGAATGTGTCTGCAGGCTGATAATGAAAAGATTAAATGAATCACAGTGCAAGTATGTTATCAGAATGTAAATCCTCATTATTAAGTATTTTTCAAGTAACAGCCACAAATGAGACTAATACAAATATTACTATTTACATACTAACAATAGATCTTCTTGTTAGAAACCAGATCACACAAACGTCGCAAAGTAAGTCTGTTTCCAAGACTAGCACAACCATGTCAGAGATCAGAAAGATCATTAAAATTGTCTAATCAGAACCATGAATAGAAATTATTAGAGAAAccccaaaaatttaaaaagctagcaagaaaaaacaggaaacaagAAGGTTATAATATGGATATAGGAAAGAGGTATGTAAGACTAAATTTTGAAGCCCCTTGTCATTCACAGACATCGCATATAAAAACCTCGCATATAGAAgtcctcaaaaaaaacccctggaacAACCCCATACAAAATTAGCAGCTCTCTTGTGTGTGACAAATTATTGAAATATAATATTTGCTTTAATAATCACTACAATTACTTTCAGGCACAATTGCTTCTGTTATCTCATTCTAAAacactgtatatttaaaaaactCCTTAAAACTAGGTTGTTGGTGTCTTCAAATACACCATTTGGTGGCAGAACAGATCAATCAATACCCTTCACATGCACATTGTGTCTTAAGTGATGCTTACAAAGGGAATTGTACTTTGCATTTATAAGAAGATTTAGTAACTGCAAATACAGCTTCACATCTCACAAAAAGTCAAAATTTATTCTTTATTGTGTCCCTAGGATGACaaacatcttattttttttcaaattctttcactGTGCATGAAACAACATTCAAATAGCATCAGTGTGAATCCATTAATACATGCATACCGGAAACAAGACAAACTGCAGTCATGAATTCATAGTTCAACAATTAGATGTGAGGATTAGTAAGTCAAAGCATCTTAAAATCCTATAGTACCTGTTTATTTTAATAACGCCAGTTACCTTGGTTAGCATTTTCTTAATGTCTTCTCTCATTCTCCATCGATTTTTAGAAATCATGTCTATAGTACTTACAACAGCTGAATTTGGGACCTAATGAGCCTGAATGCCAAGACCACCAGTCCTTCAAAAGCCGTATTTAGGTTTTGGTTACTAAAAATAATCAGCCCTGCTGTACACTACCATTACACTCAATCCCCAAGAATGAACTTCAGACCAGTCCTCAGTTGACAAGTTTACATAGCATAAATTCAAATAGCTGTATTCCTATTCACAGCAAAAGCAGAAGGGAATTGTTCCAAGAGTTCCAAGCTGTCATACAGTTTAGATATTCAGGTCTTCAGAAACAGACCAAGATATGCATGAATACCAGAACGACACCACCCTGCTGCTGCACCCACAGTTCTACCAGCTGATTTTCATTCTCCTAGATGCTTGGTCCTGTAGAGCTCTAGGAGACCTGCAGATGAGGAATAAGATGTATACAAAGAAGCCTGCAACTGTAAAAGTCCTCTTACTTGTAAAACATTTGTATCCCATATTTTCAAGGTCTTATCAAATGAGCTGGATGTAAACATGCCAGTGTCATGAGGATACCACTGAACAGTCTCCACACTGAATCTATGTACATAAGGATGGCTCctaaaaatcaaggaaaatatttggtTAGTCTTGATAATCATCTTACAATTGTCTTAATATTCAATGACAAGTTGAGAACAcagtttaaacatttttttttaaatttatactgAAATTTTCAAGAACTAGTTGTTTTAGTGCCTTGACTTTCAATCAACCAATGTTAATTACTTTGAAGAGCCTTCACTTCAAGAAACTACAGATTATTTACCTTTTCAAAATATTGTATCTGTAGCATATATCAAGTTAAGACAGTCTGAGGCATAAAAGGCACTAAtgtcttgaaattttaaaattctaatgtTTAGAGTGCCTAGCACTACAAACCACTTATGCTTGTGGAATCTCATTCTTAGAAATGTATCTACTGAAAAATACAATCACATATACGGTTCAAAAAAATTCATAATTATTAGCTAATAATTACAGCTACAAAATTACTGGAAATTCATGTATACTGAAGTCATCAGATAGCAGTGAACTGAGTTACTGagagtttattatttttacattcagaaataaaagagaaacaatatGAAACTTTCAGCTCAGCTATGCATAATAACAGAATTCAACATAATTAATAATACATTAACAGTGGCGGGAAGAAGGGACACCAGAGCCAATCTTGACAGCTCCAGGATATGATTCAACTGACCAGGCTCTGAACAATACAGGTCATTCCACATACCTGCTAGGCCACTCATACCTGAGCTGGATCCACATGGATCCAGATTCAGTGCCCAAATCCATTCTCCCAGACTCAGAAGTACCATGCTATTGTGGGTTAACCctaggcagctaagcaccaccaCAGCTACTTGCCCACTCCCCCCCACAGTGCAATGAGGGACAGAATCCAAACAGCAAAGGTGAGAAAGCTCATGGATtgaaagaaagacattttaataagtaaaagggaaagaaacaactcaaaaaaaaagaaaaacaagtgacaCAGAAGGAAACCCTCATCACAGGCTGACTGATGCCCATACAGACCCCAAGCAATGGCAAGCCCTGGAAAAGTcccccccagttttattgctgcaCATGACCTTGTATGGTATGGATATCAATATCCCTTCGGTCAATTCAGGTCAGGTGTGCCACAGCTGTGTCATTCCCAACCTGTTTTCCACCCCTAGTCTATTTGCTGAGGGGGCAGAATGAGGAACAGAGAATGCCTTGACACTAAAgaagcactgttcagcaacagccaaaacattggtgtgttatcaagactagtcacaaatccaaaccagcaccacacaagctactatgaagaaaattaactccatcccagtcacATGCAGTACACATGCATAGTCCAACTGGCTCTATCTGCAGCTAGTGAAGATCTCACAAGATTTCTTCACTTCAGCTCCTAACTTTGCATTGTTTTCTCAAGCGTCCTGGCCTCCAGTGAGACAACTATTGCAGGGGTATAACTGTGTAAATGCAGATACAGATCTTCTGTATAGATCTGTGACATGGTTTAAACCTGTCTGGCAGTCAAACACCAGAACTGCTCACTCACCCTCGCCCACCCCAGGGGATAGGTGAGAGAATTGGGGgtgtaaaggtaaggagacttgtcGTTTCAGGTAACAGTTtcttaattgaaataaaataaaattgaagtaataatggtaataaaaacagtaataataaaatatacaagCGAGCAATGCACAGtacaactgctcaccacccactgaccgatggacagcctgttcctgacTAGCAATCCCAGAGGAGATAAAAATCTCAAAACCACAACCCTGGAAGAGGGAGAGGGTAAGCTTTCCAGCCAATCTTTAATCTATATACTGATCATGACATTATATGACATGGAATAGTCCATTGGTCAGTTTGGCTCTGTTGttctggctgtgctcccttctTAGCAAGAACTAAAACTATCAGTATATTATCAACGTtgttctcataccaaatcccatgcTAATACAAAACCCAGAagtattctagctactaagaagaaaaaattagctctatcccaagGAAAATCAGAACAATCTGGCACTACACCTAGGCTAATAGGTCTTCCTGCTTACCTGGGTTTCTAGAAAGCACAAAAGACTATTTAAATAGAGTTGGCCTGAAGTCAGCACTGACAATACTAAGCAAGAGCCATTGAGCAACTGTTAAGCTTAGTTTAATAACTACTACATTGCTTATCTCTGAGGCATACCCTAGAATGGCCTGTTACTTCGTCACAGTGGTAAGATCAACATACTTGTGCACTTACTCTACAGCGGGTCAAGCTAAAAATCTCCAGTGCCTGCAGTGCCAAGAAATCAAGCCTGATTCCACATGAACTTACTCCTGCAGAGGCATTTGTATGTACCATGCAGAGAAATCTAAACTCATGGAACTAATTATCCTGGTACAATAAATATAAGTGCACAACACTGGACTGTGTTCAGCACTGCACCAAAGCAATCAATTTTCCCATAATCCAGATAGTTGAGGAATGAACTAAAAGACTCTTGAGTAGCTCTGCAGGAACCACCTTTGATCTGGCTAGGCTTAGTAGTGGTCACATGTCATTCAGCCTGGCATCGTGTCTCACAGTTGTATGTTATTCCCAGTTCATTCTATATGCAGTATTCTCTCCCATTACTCTGAATATCCCGACCTTTACtaccaaagaaaaatacagaattaattatATGGATACTAAGGTCACTGCCATTCATTCTTCCCACACGGGTTTTGAGTACAAGAGACTAGCTTACACACATGCATCAGCTATATATTATCTAGAAGCTGGTACTACTGTTCAGTTACTCTCAAATGCCAGTTTCTGCCACAGGACAGCATAGATCATATGAAACCATGTAAAGCTGACTCCCAATAGAACAAGGAAAGTTCTTTTTTGCAGTAGTGGCCCTACATTCTAGATGAAAAACAGCAGGTAAATAAATCACAGCCAACCATCAGGAATTACCTCCTCTGATGTTCTAAACTACTAGACCTTCAGTAGGCCCCGTTCAGAGTCTATTCAGAAATAGCTTCAAAGAGCCTCTAGCAAGAGCTTAACCTTTAAGCAACTTTGAGACCTGAGTTGTGTTGTGCCCTGCAAAGTTGGAACAGAGGCAAACTATTCAACACGTCATTATCTGCAAATATAGCCAGATAGTCAGATCAGAAGCCTTTCTTACTGGTAATTATAAATTCATTTATGATGTCATAAATATGACTCTGGATGAATAATATTCCAATACCTGAAACTTTATCTGTAGCTAATTAGCTACAATAAGCATTTAAAACATACTAGGAAGCTACATGAATACTGGGAATAAGTAATCAAGGCAAAAAACCTACTATGGTTACTTTAAGCAATAATAAGCCTATCATTTAGAACACTGTGTCGCACAAAATCAGATTCTACTAGCATGATTTATGCCTCTACTCAACTGATAAGAAATAAAAGCTGCACCTACAAAAATTAACACACCTATACAAGAAACAGACTATCAACTAACTATGCTCATAAACAGAATTTACAAGTATGGAATATTTCTACTGACCTAACTGAAGTCAATGATGGCATGACTTTAGCACAGATTTGCCAGTTTTCATGCTGTGTCTTCTCAGcatgtatttcttcattttgctgtATCTGTTTCagaattcatttcagttttgagaCTTTGAGATGTACTTAAGAACAAATAATGACTATATAATTTCAATCACTTCCATTCAAGAAGTCCCAGCCATCACCACTTACCAAATACAGCTTACTTGCAGTAGATTCTGTTCCTACTCATTTGTTTTGATTCATGTTCTattaccctttttctttcttatggtaCAAGATACCATTTAGGCCTTTCATTTTTACAGATCTGTCCTGTTCTTGTTGATCTTATTCATGAAGTTCTTAGACCTCAAATAATTTGAGGACTGGGAAAAAATAAGACGAAAATGAAGCTACTAATCTTTTACACTGTAGGCAATAATGTCATTATGAGTCTCAGATAAAGTCCTAACCTAGTAGACAACTGTACTATctaaacacaaggaaaaaatagcttttgCTAGAAGACTTAATGCCCATAAAGGGCAAATTTATACTGCCTGCAGGGAAAGCCTGAAAAATTAATAACGGCTTTGAGTCTTTATATAGATCACACACAGTATGGTAGTACCCTGTTATTcagaaaaatatgttctgtttttGTCAGTAACACACCTGTCTTCATTCAAACATATTCTTAAGAAGTCCAGTATTAATTATGTCTGTACCTGATGAACACCTGATGAACTTAAAATAGCTATTAGTAAAGCTGGGAGCAAGAGAGGGGAAATAAAACCAACACCTTCAAATttgtattagattttttttttccaatcacatGAATAGGTTTTGCAAAGATAATTTCTCTTTTGCCTAAACACATACTTATTTAAAGATACAATTATTATATACATAGGATACAAGGAATATTTCTACAACAGTCCCAAAATTACTTTCTCAAAGTTACTGGCATAGAGTCAGCAAATTTCAACAGTAAGAAAATTCACAGGTGAGAAACTGTGATCTGGaagagggttggtttttttaaaaaccttttttctaGTGTTAAAACAGGAGATTGGACTACTaactctaacttttttttttttgtgtggtctACAGCAGCACAAGCCTGTCTAGTTTTCATATGCATACAATTAATAACCTCCATTTTAACTTTCAAACTGCCAAAAATCTGATCAAACAATGTCATAGAGTCACTGTAAATATACTGTAACTGTTAGGGTAGACAATCAAGAAAAACCAATTAGTCTCTGCTATTTAGTAAATCACATAAATCCTCACAAAAGTTTCTTACTTTATTTTTGCATGTCAAAAAACATAACGCATCATGCTACCCTTCAAAGACTTCTGACAATGTTTTCTACAGTCTTTTTATCCTATAAATAAGAACACACATTAAATTTCTGAGTTTAATGCTAGTCACACACATCACTATGAACTTTTAATAGAATTTTTGAGTACCTACCTTCCCACAAAATGAATTGCTTTACATATGTAGTGTGGTTCTCTGCTCAAGTTTTCAAGGTCATAAATTACAATAACACCATCTGATCCACCGGATAACATGCTGAAAGTGTCAATAAAGCACACAAGTTACAACATTCATGATCTTAATATAATTGAGTGTTcatcaagaaaataaatccatAGTACCAAAACACAGTGAAGTACTCACATTTTTACCTTCTAAAGTATATACTTACTATCGTCCCTCAACAGTCTCAATATCAAGGCTGTTGATACCACTCTTATGTATTCTTTCCACATCTCTATCTTTATTTAATTCCAAATGTAGAACCCTTaaaaacagcaaagaagaaaaacaaagatatgAACAAGAACAGAATTGTAGAATGTTACTGTGTAACTCTGAACAGCTCAAACCATAGTCTCACACTTCCTCAATGCATTTAACACATCCCTGTTATTTTTTGCAAAACTAGACTTGCAGACACCATACAGGGCTGGAAATAAATCCTGCCAAgttggcagaaaaaaatattttatgctttatgTTGTTTGGAAGataagagagaaataaatgcGTAAACTGAGCTCAAAGAAATAGCAAAACTGCATTTAGGGTCCACACAcgagacaaaaaaaaaagaacgtaATTTGAAAACACCGAGCAAAACAAACCATTAAGATGCAGTTGTAGTCCCAACAATATTAGTTACTTTGAAGCTTCATCATGTAGTATCTTTCCAAGTGTAATCCTACTTGGAAGTACAGGCACCTAGTGGACAATTCATTTAGTTTAAACAAGTTATAGTATTTCCTTTAAGGAAACTGTGTTATGCTTTCTTTAACATTAACTAAAAACTACACTATCTACACGATGAAGTCTGCCAGAAAAACTTTCCTGAGATGCAATTAGTATCCTGTACTATTTTGCAGTAGCCTGTATATTTAAATATGCCAATACTACATAGTCAGAGACAGATTCTGCTTCCTTTAAACCACGGTATCTAATATAAAATTAGCCTCACAAGATGATCAGAGCTTCCAACAGCACTATTTTGTAAAATCCACTATCAATAAAAACATAAGCAGATAACTGAAAAGCTCTAAGGCAGTGACCCTACTTAGCTTCATCTTGGTTGGCAAAAATCTTGATATGAAAAACTTGGGCTCCCAGAGGCAGACCCCCAACAGCATGTCTCAAAAGCAGCAAGTCATTTAAGCTCttttaaaatatgagaaataCGACCATGCATAATTGTATGCAAATTGAAACATCCGGTGAGACCGATAAAATAGCAAGGTGTGCCTACTCAGCCTATCAAAACACCATTACTCAGCCCATCCCAGGGCTGCTAATGCACACacgtaaagaaaaaaaaaaaaaatataacccCCAGAAACTGCGAAACACGGCACGACAGACACGCGGGAGCCTCCACCGGGGAGCCCAGGCCGGCCCCTAAGGCTCCGGGCTCCTCTGCCTGGTCCAGCTCCCCGCGCCCGTATCACACAGCGGGGCATCGGCAGGTCAGAGCTCCCCGCTCTCGGCCGGAGCGGCAGCGAGGGCGGCCCCGGGAGCCACCTCAGGCCGGCCCAGCCCGTGTCAGGCGAGAGCTCCCTACCAGAGCTACATCAGGCTCTGCCGCCCCGCCGGCCTGAAGCGGCCGCTCGGGGGCCTCCCCGCGCAGCGCAgctcggcgcggcgcggcccgtcccggccccgccccagccccagGTCCCCACCGGTCCCCGCTACCTCCGGGTGGCCTCGGCCCGGCGCAGCCGCACTGGGTCTCCAAGCCCGATTTGACGAGCCCAAAGGGACGCCAACATGGCGGACCAACGACAGCGCTCCCCACGCCTCGGCCATCTTGGCCCAGGGGCGGCCCAGATTAGCTCTGGGCAGGCCGGCCTCCGCCAATGGCGAGCGGCGTTGCTGGCATGCCCGCCACCGatgggcggggccgggccggcgcggGGGCGCAGGGGAGCGTGGTCAGCTGGGCAGGGCGAGGCGCGGGACGGGGCGCGCGCACGT
The Strix uralensis isolate ZFMK-TIS-50842 chromosome Z, bStrUra1, whole genome shotgun sequence DNA segment above includes these coding regions:
- the ERCC8 gene encoding DNA excision repair protein ERCC-8 isoform X1, which produces MLASLWARQIGLGDPVRLRRAEATRRVLHLELNKDRDVERIHKSGINSLDIETVEGRYMLSGGSDGVIVIYDLENLSREPHYICKAIHFVGRSHPYVHRFSVETVQWYPHDTGMFTSSSFDKTLKIWDTNVLQPADTFSFDGTVYSHHMSPVATKHTLIAVGTKSPKVQLCDLKSGSCCHILQGHKQEVLAVSWSPRHEYVLATASADSRVKLWDVRRASGCLSTLDQHNGEKSQASSEAANTAHDGRVNGLCYTSDGLYLLTVGTDHRMRLWNSSTGENTLVNYGKIRNESRKAVKCTVSNGCNPEFAFVPCASTIAVYAVFTGELITVLRGHYSTVNCCAYQYNFQEIYSGSKDSNILAWIPAPQESGLDDTSEKSLCQQHSNPAYEEAWSSSDSED